From the genome of Burkholderia pyrrocinia:
GAACGGAGAACGCGTGGGGCCGCTCGACGGCGTCGCGATCACGAACGAGACCGCGCTCGACATCACCGCGGTCGAAGATTCCGAGCTGGTGATGGTGGAAGCCGGCTGAGTGCCTTTGTTTCCGAGTCCACCGAATCAATTCATTCAATTTCAGGAGTTCATCATGGATCGTTACAAGTATCTTCCGCTTCTGGGCCGCATTCTGATCGGCGCGCCGTTTCTGATGAGCGGGTTAAGCAAGCTGGCCGCGCATGCGGCAACCGTCGGCTACATCGCATCCGTCGGCCTGCCGGCGCCATCGCTCGCGTTCGTGGTCGCGGTGCTCGTCGAGGCGGGCGGCGGCCTGCTGCTGATGTCGGGTTATCGGGCCCGTCCGGTGGCGCTGGCGATGGCGCTGTTCAGTGTGGTGACCGCGGTGTTCTTCCACCACAACTTCGCCGACCAGAACCAGATGATTCACTTCCTGAAGAACGTGATGATGGCCGGCGGCCTGCTGCAGATCACGTACTTCGGTGCAGGTGCATTCAGCCTCGACGCGCGGATCGGGCGCGCGGCACTGCGTATCGCCCCTGCCGCGTGAGCCGGACGGGCCGATCCTCCGGGGCGACCGGGCGCATGACCGGCCCGGTTGTCTCGTCAGAATCCCGCCCGGGTCGTTCACGCATCCATCCGGTCATGCAACACGGCGTGCGTCGGCTGATGCGCACCGATTCCATCGCGACATCGTCGCGACTCTCGTGAGGAATTCGAAATGTCCAAGGTACTAGTGCTGTATTACTCGTCGTACGGCCACATCGAGGCGCTGGCCGATGCGATGGCCGAAGGCGCACGCGCGGCGGGCGCCACGGTCGACGTCAAGCGGGTGCCGGAAACGGTGCCGGAGGCAGTCGCGCAGGCTGCGCACTTCAAGCTCGCCCAGCACGCGCCGGTTGCGACGGTGGCCGAACTGGCCGACTACGACGCGATCATCGTCGGCACGCCGACCCGCTTCGGCCGCATCTCGTCGCAGATGGCGGCGTTCCTGGATCAGGCCGGCGGCCTGTGGATGAGCGGCGCGCTGAACGGCAAGGTCGGCGGGGCGTTCACGTCGAGCGCGAGTCAGCACGGCGGCCAGGAAACCACGCTGTTCTCGATCATCACCAACCTGCTGCATTTCGGCATGACGATCGTCGGGCTGCCGTACAGCCACCAGGGGCAAATGACGCTCGACGAAATCGTCGGCGGCGCGCCGTATGGCGCGACCACGATCGCGGGCGGGCAGGGGCAGCGCGCGCCGAGCGCGATCGAGCTGGCCGGTGCGCGTCATCAGGGCGAACTGATCGCGCGAACCGCGAACAAGCTGTTCGACTGAACGTCGGCCGCCCGTCGGTTCGGCGGGGCGGCCGCACTGCGTCATTTTCCGATTCGGAAGGGCTGACGATGAACAACGGTTCGAACGACGGCGGGCGGCACGAGCATGTCGTGATGCATCCGCCCGATCCGGACGATGCGCACGCGGATCAGTCCTTCGGCAAACGCAGCACGTCGAGTGCGTTCTGCGAAAACTCGACCCAGAACCGCTCGTTCGCGATGCCGGCCTGCAGCACCAGATGCTGAAGGCGCTTCGTGCGCGAATCGTCGTCCTCCGAAAAATCGCGCGCCTCGATCTGCAGATACAGGTCGAGCTTCTCCTGGTGGAGCGCGATGCGCCGCCTGATTTCGTCCTCGAGCCCGGCCGGGCCGAGCACGGCTTCCGCGCGCAGGCGCACCATCAACGCTTCGCGCAGCGGCGTCGGGTCTTCCTGCTCGGCGATCCAGCGCCGCAGCTCCTTCTTGCCGGCCGGCAGGATCCGGTACGCGCGCTTGCGGCCGCGCCCCGATTCGGCGGGCAGCGATTCGATCCAGCCCGTTTCCTCGAGACGCCCCAGTTCGCGATAGATCTGCTGGTGCGTCGCCTGCCAGAAATAGCCGATCGAGCGATCGAAACGGTCGGCGAGTTCGGAGCCGGAACCGGGGCGTTCGGCGAGAGCGGTGAGGAGTGCGTGAGGCAGGGACATGTCGGGTCGGAGGAGGCCGCGGAATGAACCGCATCTTGCCATATCGGGGCCACGGTACAAGCGGGTGACCATGTTTGTGCAACAGGTTGCATAAACGAAAGCGGCGGGCTACCATCTTTGCAACTTGTTGCATAAAGATGGAGACACTCGATGACACCCCGCTATCCGCATTTGACGACCCCGCTCGAACTCGGCTTCACGTCGCTCAGGAATCGCGTATTGATGGGGTCGATGCACGTCGGCCTCGAGGAAGCGCCGAACGGTTTCGAGCGGATGGCGGCGTTCTATGCGGAACGCGCGCGCGGCGAGGCCGGCCTGATCGTCACGGGCGGATTCGCGCCGAACGAGCGCGGCCGTCCGGCGCCGGGCGGCGCGATGCTGACGACCGAAGCGGACGCTGAGCGTCATCGCGTCGTGACGCGCGCGGTGCATGCGGAAGGCGGCAGGATCGCGCTGCAGATCCTGCATTTCGGGCGCTACGCGTATCAGCCGGCGCTCGTCGCGCCCAGCGCGCTGAAGGCGCCGATCAATCCGTTCACGCCGCATGCGTTGAGCAGCGACGAAGTCGACGAGACGATCGCCGATTTCGTGCGATGCGCGGCGCTCGCGCAGCATGCGGGCTACGACGGCGTCGAGATCATGGGTTCCGAGGGCTACCTGATCAACGAATTCATCGCCGCGCGCACCAACCACCGCGACGATGCGTGGGGCGGCGCATACGAGCATCGCATCCGCTTCGCGGTCGAGATCGTGCGGCGCGTGCGCGAGCGGGTCGGCACGAATTTCATCGTCATCTACCGGCTGTCGATGCTCGATCTCGTCGAAGGCGGCTCGACGCTCGACGAGGTGATCCGGCTCGCGCAGGCGATCGAGGCGGCCGGCGCGACGATCCTCAATACCGGCATCGGCTGGCACGAGGCGCGCATTCCGACCATCGCGACCAAGGTGCCGCGCGCCGCGTACGCATGGGTGACACGGCAACTGATGGGCAAGGTCGGCATTCCGCTCGTCGCGACCAACCGGATCAATACGCCGGAAGTCGCCGAGCAACTGCTCGCCGACGGCTATTGCGACATGGTGTCGATGGCGCGGCCGTTCCTCGCCGATGCCGAGTTCGTCCGCAAGGCGCGGGAAGGGCGCGCGGACGAAATCAACACATGCATCGGCTGCAACCAGGCGTGCCTCGACCATACGTTCAGCGGCAGGATCACGTCCTGTCTCGTGAATCCGCGCGCGTGCCATGAAACCGAACTCGTGATCCGCCCCGCGCAGCAGCGCAAGCGGATCGCGGTGGTCGGCGCCGGCCCGGCGGGCCTCGGCTTCGCGGTCACGGCGGCCGTACGCGGCCATGCGGTGACGCTGTACGAAGCCGGCGCCGAGATCGGCGGCCAGTTCAATATCGCGAAGCAGGTGCCCGGCAAGGAAGAGTTCAACGAAACGCTGCGCTACTTCCGCCGGCAGATCGAACTGCGCGGCGTGACGCTTCACGTCAATACGCGCGCGACCGCCGAAATGCTGCTGCAGGGCGAATTCGACGAAGTGGTGATCGCGACGGGCATCGTGCCGCGCATGCCGCCGATCGACGGCGTCGGACACCCGAAGACGCTCGGTTATCTCGACGTGCTGCGCGACGGCAAGGCCGTCGGCCGCAACGTTGCGATCGTCGGCGCCGGCGGTATCGGCTTCGACGTGGCGGAATTCCTCGTCCATCGCGGCGACGGCACGCGCGTCGACGCCGACCGGTTTTTCGCAGAATGGGGCGTCGACCGGTCGTATGCAAAAGCCGGCGGCTTGCGCAATGCGCAGCCCGAACCGGCGGCGCGGCAGGTGCATCTGCTGCAGCGCAAGGCGTCGAAGGTCGGCGACGGGCTCGGCAAGACCACCGGATGGATCCACCGCACGGCGCTGAAGGCGCGCGGCGTCGGGATGTCGTCGGCGGTGACGTACCGTCGCATCGACGACGACGGATTTCACGTGACGATCGACGGCGTCGAACAGACGCTGCCGGTGGACAACGTGGTGATCTGCGCCGGGCAGGAGCCGTTGCGCGAGCTGGCGGTGCAACTGGAAGCCGCAGGATGCAAGGTTCACGTGATCGGCGGCGCGCATGAAGCCGCCGAGCTCGACGCGAAGCGCGCGATTCACCAGGGCACGACGCTTGCCGCGGCCCTGTGAGACCGATGCGTTCCCTTTCCGCCCGACGATACAGGAGTCTTCGATGATGCATTCACCGCTGCATGTTCAACCCGCTGTCGCGAAATCGCTCGACACGTGGCATGCGTTGATCGAGAGCAAGGATCTTGGCGCGCTGGAATCGATCGTCCATCCGGACGCCGTGTTCCGTTCGCCGATGGCGTTCAGGCCGTACGGGCCGGCGCCCGCGCTGTTGATGGCGCTGCGCACGGTGATCACGATCCTCGAGAATTTCGCCTATCACCGCCAGTTCGTCGCCGACGACGGCAAGAACGTGGTGCTGGAGTTCAGCGCGAGCGTCGGCGACAAGGCGCTGAAGGGGATCGACATGATCCGCTTCGACGACGACGGCCGGATCGTCGAATTCGAGGTCATGATCCGGCCGTTCAATGCGCTGCAGGCGCTCGGCGCGGAAATGGGCGCGCGGCTCGGGCAGCAGTTGCCGGCGTTCAAGGTCGGCGGCTGAGCCGCGCGATTGCGGGGCGACGGCGCGAAGTCTTGGTGTGACGGGCGTGGGCGGCCGTACTTGCGGTCACCCACGCATGCGTCGTCACACACCGCCCGCCCGCGCCAGCCGCTCGACGAACCAGTCGCAGACGAACGCGGTGCGCGCGGACGCATGGTTGTAGATCGTGTGCTCGCCGTCGTTCACGGTGCGCAACCGGCCGCAGGGCGACAAGCTGTGGGTGCAGTTCGGTTTTCCGCTGCAGGCGCGCCGTGGGGGCGACGCAAGCTGACAAAACCCTGACGAAATAAATTGATATATTGTATCATCTGACGTTTTCGTCGCCGGCCGGCCGTGCGGGCAGCCCGGTCGGCGACGACACCACACGAAGATCGATACGACGTGACGAAATCCAGAAACAACCCGGCGCGCGGGGAGCGGCACCATGCCGCGTCGCGTCGGAACACCGGCGCCTGGCGCGCACGCGCGGCGCGCGGCTGCACGACCCTGCTGGGTTGCGCGATGGCGACCTCCGGCGCATTGGCCGCCGAAGCGGCAGCCCCCGCACCGGACGACCGGCACGCGCTGCCGGCGATCAACGTTACCGCGCGATCCGCGCCGGCCGACCCGTTGACGCAGCCGCTCGAAACGGGCTCGCGGCTCGGGCTGGCGAGCCTCGATACCCCCGCGAGCGTCGAGACGGTCACGGCCGACACGATCGAAGCGCGCGGCGATCGCACCGTGCTCGACGCGGTCACGCGTACGGCCGGTTTCTCGAGTGCGATGGCGCCCGGCAACGGCGGCACCGCGTTGAGCGTGCGCGGCTTCAGCGGGCAGGAATCGGTGATGACGCTGCTCGACGGCGTGCGGCTGATGCCGGCGGCCGGCACGATCACGTTTCCGTTCGATACGTGGTCGGTCGAGCGCATCGACGTGCTGCGCGGCCCGGCGTCGGTGCTGTACGGCGAAGGGGCGATCGGCGGCGTCGTGAACGTCGTGCCGAAGCGGCCGCAGCGCACGCGCGAGACGACGCTGCAGGTCGGTATCGGCCCCGACGGCGCGAAGCGCGTCGCGTTCGATACGACGGGCGCGCTCGGCCCGCGGCTGTCGTACCGGTTCTACGCGAGCGATGCGCGCGCCAACGGTCTCGCCGAGCGGGCCGATACGCATACGACGGCGGTCGGCGGCGCGCTGAAGTTCGACGTGAGCCCGCAACTCACGCTGACGCTCGACTACGACTACGGCCGCCAGATGCCGGCGACGTACCATGGCGTGCCCGCGCCGAACGGCGTGCTCGATCCGTCGCTGCGCAAGCTCAACTACAACGTCGGCGACGCGACGATTTCCTACTACGACCAGTGGACACGCCTGTCGGCCCGCTACCGGCCCAACGCCGGCGTGACGATCGACAACCAGCTCTACTACCTGACGTCGAACCGCCACTGGCGCAACACCGAATCGTATGTGCTGGACCCTGCGACCGGGCTTGTGACGCGCGGCGACTATCTCGACATCGGCCACCATCAGCGGCAGATCGGCGACCGGCTGAGCGCGCGTTTCGACGGCACGCTGTTCGGCCGCGCGAACCGTTTCGTCGTCGGCACGGAGTTCAGCCAGATCACGTTCGACGGTACCAACAATGCGCCGTACGGCGGCGAATCGACGGTGGCCGCGCACGGCTTCGATCCCGGCGTGTTCACGAGCCCCGACCCGACGGTGCCGCAATTCAGCACGCGTGCGCGGCAGGTCGCGGTGTTCGCCGAGAACAGGCTCGAAATGCTGCCGCGGCTCGCGTGGGTGAGCGGCCTGCGATACGACCACATCGCGTTCAGCCGCGAGCAGGCGGCGACCGGCGCGGGCTTCGACAAGCGCTTCGCGAACGTCGGCTGGCGTACCGGTTTCGTGTTCGAAGTCGCACCGACGCTCAGCGCATACGCGCAGTACACGACCGGCGCGGAGGGCCTCGGTTCGCTCGTGACGCTGTCCGCGTCGCAGGCGAACTACCGGCTCGCGACCGGCGAACAGTGGGAAGCTGGCGTCAAGCAGACGCTGCTCGACGGTCGCGCGTACTGGACGTTTGCCGTGTACGACATCACGAAGCGCAACCTGCTCAGCACCGATCCGCTCAATCCCGCGCTGCGCCGGCAGGTCGGCCGGCAATCGTCGCGCGGTATCGAGCTGACGGGTGGTGCGCGGCTGCCCCACGGCTGGACGATCGATGCGAACGTCGCGCTGCTGCGCGCGCGCTACGACGAGTTCAACCAGGTGGCAGCCGGTACGACGGTGTCGCGGGCCGGCAACGTGCCGTCCAGCGTGCCGCAGCAGACGGCGAACTTGTGGCTCGGCTGGGCGTTCGCCGAACGCTGGCAGACGAACGCGGGCGTGCGTTATGTCGGCGCGACGTACGGCGACGATGCGAACCGCCTGCAGGTGCCGTCGTACACGGTGTTCGATGCGTCGCTGCGCTGGCAGCCGACGGCGCGCACCGAGCTGGCGCTGTATCTGCGCAATCTCGCGAATCGCACGTACGCGGTGACGACGTCGAACGGCGGCGAGCAGTGGCTGCTCGGTCCGTCGCGTTCGGCGGAGCTCGTCGCGACGATCCGTTTCTAGTGCGGCGCGGCGAGCCTCCCGTGACGCACATGCTCGACATCGATCGCGTGAGCTGGTCTCCCGGCGGTGCGATTACCGTGCTCGATTCGGTCACGCTGAGCGTTGCCGAAGGCGAGTTCGTCGGGCTGGTCGGCCCGAACGGCAGCGGCAAGACGAGCCTGCTGCGCTGTGTGTTCCGTTACGCGCGGCCCGATGCGGGCGCTGTCGCGCTCGATGCGCAGGACGTGTGGCGGATGCGGCCGCGCGCGGTCGCGCAGCGCATCGCGGTGCTGCAGCAGGAGACGCCGGACGATTTCGGGCTGACGGTCGACGAACTGGTCGGCATGGGCCGCACGCCGCACAAGCGGCCGTTCGATGCGGAGTCGGCCGACGATCGCCGGATCGTCGAATCCGCGCTGCACGACGTCGGCCTCGCCGCACGCCGCACGCAATGCTTCGCGTCGCTGTCGGGCGGCGAGAAGCAGCGCGCGCTGCTGGCCCGTGCGCTCGCGCAGCAACCGGAACTGCTGCTGCT
Proteins encoded in this window:
- the wrbA gene encoding NAD(P)H:quinone oxidoreductase, whose amino-acid sequence is MSKVLVLYYSSYGHIEALADAMAEGARAAGATVDVKRVPETVPEAVAQAAHFKLAQHAPVATVAELADYDAIIVGTPTRFGRISSQMAAFLDQAGGLWMSGALNGKVGGAFTSSASQHGGQETTLFSIITNLLHFGMTIVGLPYSHQGQMTLDEIVGGAPYGATTIAGGQGQRAPSAIELAGARHQGELIARTANKLFD
- a CDS encoding PadR family transcriptional regulator — translated: MSLPHALLTALAERPGSGSELADRFDRSIGYFWQATHQQIYRELGRLEETGWIESLPAESGRGRKRAYRILPAGKKELRRWIAEQEDPTPLREALMVRLRAEAVLGPAGLEDEIRRRIALHQEKLDLYLQIEARDFSEDDDSRTKRLQHLVLQAGIANERFWVEFSQNALDVLRLPKD
- a CDS encoding NADPH-dependent 2,4-dienoyl-CoA reductase encodes the protein MTPRYPHLTTPLELGFTSLRNRVLMGSMHVGLEEAPNGFERMAAFYAERARGEAGLIVTGGFAPNERGRPAPGGAMLTTEADAERHRVVTRAVHAEGGRIALQILHFGRYAYQPALVAPSALKAPINPFTPHALSSDEVDETIADFVRCAALAQHAGYDGVEIMGSEGYLINEFIAARTNHRDDAWGGAYEHRIRFAVEIVRRVRERVGTNFIVIYRLSMLDLVEGGSTLDEVIRLAQAIEAAGATILNTGIGWHEARIPTIATKVPRAAYAWVTRQLMGKVGIPLVATNRINTPEVAEQLLADGYCDMVSMARPFLADAEFVRKAREGRADEINTCIGCNQACLDHTFSGRITSCLVNPRACHETELVIRPAQQRKRIAVVGAGPAGLGFAVTAAVRGHAVTLYEAGAEIGGQFNIAKQVPGKEEFNETLRYFRRQIELRGVTLHVNTRATAEMLLQGEFDEVVIATGIVPRMPPIDGVGHPKTLGYLDVLRDGKAVGRNVAIVGAGGIGFDVAEFLVHRGDGTRVDADRFFAEWGVDRSYAKAGGLRNAQPEPAARQVHLLQRKASKVGDGLGKTTGWIHRTALKARGVGMSSAVTYRRIDDDGFHVTIDGVEQTLPVDNVVICAGQEPLRELAVQLEAAGCKVHVIGGAHEAAELDAKRAIHQGTTLAAAL
- a CDS encoding DoxX family protein, with product MDRYKYLPLLGRILIGAPFLMSGLSKLAAHAATVGYIASVGLPAPSLAFVVAVLVEAGGGLLLMSGYRARPVALAMALFSVVTAVFFHHNFADQNQMIHFLKNVMMAGGLLQITYFGAGAFSLDARIGRAALRIAPAA
- a CDS encoding nuclear transport factor 2 family protein is translated as MMHSPLHVQPAVAKSLDTWHALIESKDLGALESIVHPDAVFRSPMAFRPYGPAPALLMALRTVITILENFAYHRQFVADDGKNVVLEFSASVGDKALKGIDMIRFDDDGRIVEFEVMIRPFNALQALGAEMGARLGQQLPAFKVGG
- a CDS encoding ABC transporter ATP-binding protein, whose product is MLDIDRVSWSPGGAITVLDSVTLSVAEGEFVGLVGPNGSGKTSLLRCVFRYARPDAGAVALDAQDVWRMRPRAVAQRIAVLQQETPDDFGLTVDELVGMGRTPHKRPFDAESADDRRIVESALHDVGLAARRTQCFASLSGGEKQRALLARALAQQPELLLLDEPTNHLDLRHQLELLARVRRLGIATLATIHDLNLAAAYCDRLHVLAHGRVVASGAPDDVLTEALLRDVFGVAALVDRHPVTGRPRITPLHPE
- a CDS encoding TonB-dependent receptor encodes the protein MATSGALAAEAAAPAPDDRHALPAINVTARSAPADPLTQPLETGSRLGLASLDTPASVETVTADTIEARGDRTVLDAVTRTAGFSSAMAPGNGGTALSVRGFSGQESVMTLLDGVRLMPAAGTITFPFDTWSVERIDVLRGPASVLYGEGAIGGVVNVVPKRPQRTRETTLQVGIGPDGAKRVAFDTTGALGPRLSYRFYASDARANGLAERADTHTTAVGGALKFDVSPQLTLTLDYDYGRQMPATYHGVPAPNGVLDPSLRKLNYNVGDATISYYDQWTRLSARYRPNAGVTIDNQLYYLTSNRHWRNTESYVLDPATGLVTRGDYLDIGHHQRQIGDRLSARFDGTLFGRANRFVVGTEFSQITFDGTNNAPYGGESTVAAHGFDPGVFTSPDPTVPQFSTRARQVAVFAENRLEMLPRLAWVSGLRYDHIAFSREQAATGAGFDKRFANVGWRTGFVFEVAPTLSAYAQYTTGAEGLGSLVTLSASQANYRLATGEQWEAGVKQTLLDGRAYWTFAVYDITKRNLLSTDPLNPALRRQVGRQSSRGIELTGGARLPHGWTIDANVALLRARYDEFNQVAAGTTVSRAGNVPSSVPQQTANLWLGWAFAERWQTNAGVRYVGATYGDDANRLQVPSYTVFDASLRWQPTARTELALYLRNLANRTYAVTTSNGGEQWLLGPSRSAELVATIRF